The Vitis vinifera cultivar Pinot Noir 40024 chromosome 1, ASM3070453v1 DNA segment taattcccgCTTAATCAAAAAAACAACCTGAACCCCACTTCGAGGGAGACAGACCCATCTGGGCCACGCATGCATCACCGTAACAACTCAAACCCCACTTAGCCAAGAGGAAAAACTTACTTTTTATGAAATGGATTCAGGAGTAGCAAGTGGATTACGTGAGCTaaccttgagttacagatcggCAGGAATGGAGGACCAATGTGCGGAGAAGAGGATGCAGGCTGCAGTTGAGGAATTCAAGAAGATGGGTGTGGTCAATGAAATTTGAAAGGGCTCTTAGAACTGGGTAGGGATAGACAAATACAGGTTATGCTGAACTGGAATCTCTTAAATATAGATTCTCTGAATCTAATACTTTAAAAGGTGTGGGCGtatgggtgttttttttttcttttcttttctcttcctctAATTTTTCACACTACATATGAAACCACTCTATTGCCCTTATTTATTACTATCTAAGCCTTTCTCTCTTAATGTTGAAAAaatattacttaaaaaattgaacaaggcttgacaaagttttaaaaacctaaacgattactttaaatcattttgaattaatatttgacatataaatttttttttaaaaattattataaataattttttttaatttatatcaaaacattaaataatttgatcTTCATCAAAGTGTTGTAGTAAGGGCACTCAACGGAAAATCAATACAAGCTAATGTGGGAAGAGGACGAAGACGAGATTAGAAATTTAGAATAGCAGGGGACTAGGGAGAATTAGATAATTTCACatacctatttttatttttatttttatttttaaaaatatgtattataaaaatcGGCATGCAAAAGGCAGGTGGAAAAAGTCTCCACGTTTCACTCGCTTACAATAGATGACTTTAAACGCCATACAGAAAGTCAATCGTATAGTGCCAGGGAGTGATGTTATTCTTTGAAAGCTGAGATCTTTTTGTGATTTGAGTCAAGCACGTGCTCCACAGTCTTCAACTTTAACGGctcttcttaaaaataattttttattttttaaaattaaaaaattaaaaaacgcCTTTATAATCAAAAACAGTTTTcgaataatttcttttattttcagttACTTTTTgctaattattttaaagaataattatacaaaattaaaaataaggttatctataaaaattatttttaaaaatattcaaaataagttaaaaataattttaggtccataaacagatttttgttttataaaatattataaaatagtttttaaaaacgattttttaaaattattttttaaaactgttttaaaaaataattatcaaacaagcTTAAGTTTTTACTTATGGAATCggataaaaggaattaatttaacatatcatatatttctaataaaaaataaatcactaaAATCCACAATTTTCAATATGTTTGCAttctttttgttcatttttttattttctaatttagaaaaagattttattagAAGAAAACACAAAGAAGGAAAACTTAAAAAACATTTCCTTGTCCGTTAATGTCATTTACAGGAAACTTTTCCTAAGTTActgatattattatttgaaactaaaataaagatttaatgAAGGGGGAAAATATGGAAAGGAtcactaaataattttttcctgatttattaaaattataatataaacaCTATTTCCCTTCACGGATTtcagtttttcaaatttgtaatatatgactcaaataataaaaagttttttttttaaatgatactTGAATATACTACATTGTGATGGTCAATTGGTCAATATCCTTCCTTTCTTACTTGCACTTGTTGAACAAGAAAATGGTGGTGGGAAATGTACTTTTTTTACTACTACTCCAcgcaaaattctaaaatttattttgtaacttattaaaattatcatttttgctttattttaacAATGGAAAGAAAGGTTGGGATAAATAGGAAAGATTAAGGGAATTTGTAGAAATTACTAAAATGCATGAATGAAGGGGCATTCCGAGAATTGAACTCGGGACCTCTCGCACCCTAAGCGAGAATCATACCACTAGACCAAATGCCCATGCTTGCCAGGGTAAAAGATATCCTTTCTTaaataagaacaaaagaaagaagGCAGTGACGCCTTCAGGCAGAAAGCGGTAACGGGTAACAGAGAAATTAAAGGTCGGTCATGTGCCTACTGTGTTTTTTGGAACTAAAATTTGATTGAATGACCCAAAACTAACCACAACCTGGAATATTGGTACTTCCATCCAAAACAAACCGGAGGGGAACGGAAATATTAATTTGGCATATACGAATCTGATTATCCAAGTCCAAAAAGTAGCCAGAAGAAAGGACCATGGACAACGTGAACATAATTTTCAGCCCCATGGAACAGGAAACACACCCCATTTACAGTCACGGTTGCCACCACAACCTGCTCAAACAACCATTGTACCCGATGCCTTTtcacaaggaaaagaaaaaaactagtaTTTCCTTATTACAACTTTTGGGGGAGAACAGGAGAAGAAAGGGAACAGATACCTGGGAAAATATGAACTGGAAAAACACTTGTTTTCTCTATGGCTTTAGATGATGCTCTCCACAGCAACTGCAGGATTGTTCATCACATGACTACAGGTGACTACCAATATGAGCTGAATCACTGAAATGATTTGGACTATATGATCATAAATCCCCTTGGATTTTCAAATTGCATATGGTTCTCATCATTATTATATAGTAACAGAGTTGGTGTAGCCTAGAACTCAGCTTCGGTGTCCCCCCTTTTGGCTACACTTTGGAGGAAGTTCCCAAGTAGTCTCTGGTCAAAAACCATATTTGGGACCTGCACAACAAAAAGTTTTtgagttcaaattttttttgatgAGTGCACAGAAAATGGCTAAGATGCCCCAATGTACACGGGAAGTACACAGAGGGTGCCACTTGAATTTGAGTTCATAATTGgacatacatatacatataaaGAGGCCTATGTTGTAAAGTAGGCGGACAAGAGCTAGCCCTTTCTTCCAGTACTGAGGTCAAAGTTTTAGACAAATTCATCATTGAAGGGCTAGAAGCTGGATCGCCTGCCAAGGCAGCTTTCCCCCAGAGGAATGAAGAATAAGAtacagaaaaggaaaatgacaaaaaGGAGTCACTTGAACAACTATTCTAGCCAACCATCTTCCAAGTGGAGTCACTAGGTCATCAAGAACAGGAAGAGGCAAACATCCATCTCCACTGTGAGAGTCTGTTTCCAGTTGGCCTTTGcccatacatatatatataaagagaccTATGTTGTAAAGTAGGCAGACAAGAGTGAGCCCTTTCTTTCACTACTGAGGTCAAAGTTTTAGACAAATTCATCATTGAAGGGCTAGAAGCTGGATCACCTGCCAAGGCGGCTTTCCCCCAGAggaatgaataataaaatacagaaaaggaaaatggcaaAAAGGAATCACTTGAACGACTATTCTAGCCAACTATCTTCCAAGTTGAGTCACTAGGTCATCAAGAATAGGAAGAGGCAAATATCCATCTCCACTGAGTCTGTTCCCAGTTGGCCTTTGGTTTTTGGAATCAGAGGAGCAGCCAAGGGGTTCACCTAATACAACAATTTTCAGTCCTTTGCTCTGACCTGCCAAGCCTTATTCTATCTAATTAATACACAATGCTCTGGGCCTGAAACAACTGACCAAAAAGATATCTTGATAAATAGGGAGTGAGACTAAGGGGTCCAGGGACACTTGAATCAGCAGCCAAAGGGTCACCTAATACAACGATTTTCAGTCCTTTGCTCTAACCTGCCAAGCCTTATTCTATCTAATTAATACGCAATGCTCTGGACCtgaaaaaattgatcaaaaagATATCTTGATAAATAGGGAGTGGGACTAAGGGGTCCAGGGACACTTGAATCAGAGAACAACTGAACCCATGGGACATTCTTCAACTCCAAGATGATTTATACATATAGATATatgtatatgtgtgtgtgtgtatgtgtatatatgtatatatagagagagagagagagaaccttGTTTCCAAAAAAGATTTTGGAATTATTAGCTATGGCTTCAATGAATCTGAGCTCCAAGTACTCAGGAGTAAGCTTCAACTTGTTTGCTTCTGCTTCTTTCATCAGCCTGAGGATGGAGAGAAACTTCATGATTGCATATGATGATAatagaaagaagagaagaaaaatataaagatgatTTTCACCTATAGAAACTAGCATCTGCCAAGCTCTTTTCTCGAGCCATGTACATTTGGTTCTCAATTTCCTCCTGCATTCTGGAACTGTCTTTCTCCATCAACTTTTGTTGCATGAGGATCTTGCTAACCTGGGCATTCTTCTCGGCTTCAGTTATAGCCATCTTCTTCCGTGTCTCTGCCTCCTTCTCGGCGACCTTCTGTTTCTCCATGGCAATCAAAACCTGCATTGAAGCATCCAACACCAacagaaaattatataaaatataactcCACAAACCTTTATCAtagtcaaaaaaacaaataatgataattaataGTCTAATCATCAGATATTATCATAAGGGaatcaagaaaaaatgaaacaatacAATTGACCATCCAGAGGAACAGGACTGAATTGTTTCATAGGAGCAGGGTAATGCCAATGATGTGCAATAATAGAGAACGTTAATGATCTTCAAACACTAGAAAGTAAAAAGCATTACCCAAAAAAGTAAAACAGATTAAGTTAACTATGTCTTTTTAGATATGGAAAATTATATTAACTGATTCAAGAAAAAGTTGTTCTTGGTACAGGAGGTTGTAGAGGAATCAAGGTCCCACATTCTCAATGACATTTGAccagaaattttttaattatgcaTATCGAAGGAAGTAGTAAATCATTCACTTCTTATTCTTTTAGTCTCTACACTAATTCTAGTAGGAATatgcaagaataaaaaaagtgttttttaacaAGACAAAGAAATTACATTAGTGCGTTCCTGCTCCATCTGTTCGAAATTGCGCCTTATACTCTCCGGGATACTAGGTTTTGTGACACGCACACTGATGATTTCAATACCAGGAGCATAACGTGTGCAATCACCTTGAAGAgcatctttcattttttcatcaatcTGTAACATCCAATTGATTATTAGCCAAACTAGGTATCAAGtgtaaattttaagaaattataacaaagaaaaattagaaatttataccaCAAATATAATATGCAACATTAGCTAACTTAATGACATCCCATAATATGCAAATAAAGCCACTGACAACTCAACTTTAAACAAACTAATTGCTCCCACATATGGCACAAAAAGAAATCCAATTTTGCCTTTCATGTACATCCATAAAAACAAGACCCCTAAAGAATTAGCAAGCATCACAGTGTTACAAGAACACATTAATTTcactaaaaaacaataatatagtTGTTTAGTTTTGTTACCTGATCAAACATATCAATATAAACTTGTTGAAGGGAATGAGCACTGCAAAACTGATTGATCTCATGGTGAATCTTATCATATATCCATGTGTTGTCATACTGCACACCATAGTTTAGCAGTGTCTCATACACATAGTCCTTATGAAGCCGGTTAACAACCTGAAGGGAACACTTTGGTTAAAACAAACTAGAGAATATAGAACCTTTGATGACAATGActattttattctaaattaataGTGTTAAAAATAGAGCAATATCTCAATGCTTTACCTCTATCTTCTCAAAGTTGATCATGACGCCTCCTTTGGTACCACATGGAATATCCCTAACCTGAATTTTCAgccaaaaaataattcaagtataATGATGGCAATTAAAATCCTCTTCATAACTAGGAAAACTGGAATTTACCTGATCCGTCTGGAGAGTCACTTGAATGGGCTCAAACTGGGTTACCAAGGGCATCTTTAGATGGAAACCTAAAACTCCCAAGTAAGTACAAGCAGGTAGACTACAAACTCTGCACAACAAACTATTGAAtgcaaataaaaagaagaaaacgtCATAGTTAAACCTGGCTCTGTAATTGTTTTTAGAAGAGCACCTCCTCTCCAATACATCCCAACATGACCTTCTGGGACTTGGTGTAAAAGGGTTAAGTTGTTTGTTAATGTTGAGGATGACTGGAATGCTACCTGTGAAGTTTAAAATAGCACATAATAAATTCCTGCCTCAAGCACAGTGATTAACAACATATATTTCCATTTGTATATGTTCCGACAATATATTCCTACAACAACATCATGCTAGTGTAAGTATGTTACAAAGATTTCAAAAAGTGAAGAAAGCACCAGCTCACTGTTTTTCTTGAACAAAACCTAGCTATCATATATGGGAGTACTAAGGGCATGATTAGTTCTATTGTAAGGACAGTTTTCTgtctaaaaaaccaaaaaaaaaaatggaaattctTAAAATGTTATCTGGTtaactatttttagaaattattctaGAAAATAGTTGAAACCTGCACAGGGTTTAGTGGATAGTAACATGATCTTCTATATAGTTTTTTGGAAATGTTTTCAGAATTGATTCAGAAAAAGGATAACAAATGAAGGCTTTAACATGAGATGACGATGTTTTATGATGCCAGGGATAGAAAAGACCCCAAAACCCAATGAAATATTATCTTCCAATTAAAACAGGGTCTGTGTGTGTATGCACACATGCAAAGGGGGGGTGGTCTCTAGAACAATTGGAAGCCTCAGAGTTGTAGAGGAAGAGAGATCTTTGAAACAACGGAAGCTTGAtagtttgagagaaaatatctCTGATGGCACCTGGAACTATCCCTATGTATGATCACATTAGAACTTCAAAGTACAATATCCAAGGTGACACATCCATCACAAAAGAAACCTGTTTAGCagactaagaaaaaaaaagacagatAAAAAACTAAGGACATGGATAAGAATTAGAAATTGGTTGGGGTGcagaaaaagtaagaaaatataTCTCAACTCcgtgatttaaaaaaagaaaaagaaaaagtacatgCTAAAACTATTGCTTGAAGCAACTTATTCAAGATGTCATGATCTTTCCTCTAATTATTCTTCAAGATGTCATGTTAAAATAATATCCAAATTCTCCTTTTAAGATGTTCTACAGACTCAAAAAATTCCCTTATGAAAACTACAGAGGAACTATTAAAGTAGATTTCATGAGTTGGTAGATTGGAATACTCAAATGATAACAACAGAACCTTACATCTCATTACAAATGATCAAAATGACAAAGCCAAcaacaataatatttatctacAGCCagcaaatataaatatataaagtaatctgttttcattttcttgaataTAGAATTCATTTATCAATGTTGCCTCAACCTTCTTGcatcaaacataatttaactGAGTATTTCTAACCATTTTGCCAAAATCAGCCCATAAGCTCATAAAGATATTCCTCTAGGGCTACAACGGTCAACATTCAGACTAATACCATTTGGCTGATACCTTCTCAATGGTTGATGAAACATCACCGTCTAGCAAAGATTCTTTCTCTTTAGAGAACATATCAAtcataaaacttattttttgatTTCAGATCACAAAATACAGTTGTAAAATTTTCTTCCTCGTAAATATTGCTCTTGAACAGATCTATAAAAGGAAATCTTGATAGAAACTAGATTTACAGAGCCAGCTACATTCATATTTGTTAATGAACATGCATTTGAACAAGAAAGCAACAATAACAGATCAAATAGTGTGGGTGTGTGATGCTGAATGAAACTGAAATTATCACTAGACTACAAAACCagtgaaaagaaaggaaaataatttaatatgctagcaaaatttcattttagaatttagagttcttcaaaattttcgATGATGAGCAAAATGAGCACTGAATGTACTCGAAAAATGGAGACGCAGCTTAACTAGATTAGTAgataaatatagataaattCCTCCACAAATCAATGTTCTTAAAAATGTAACCACAATCGATTAAACTCGGACAAGAACCCTGTGATGCAATAATGACAAACATAGCATTAAAAACCAAGTAATTGACTCGACCGATGACAGTTGATGACAGCTGCTGAGAAATTTATCAAATAGGGAAAGCATTCCAGATTGAAACTTCAAAATGCGATGATAAAAGACCATCCGTAAtcgacacaaaaaaaaataaataaagccaGACAAGCAGAAGGaaatttaataacaaataagaagaacaaaaaatgaTTCGATTAAGTAAACTAGACCAGAAacagagaaacaaaaaaataaaaataaaaaatattgatgcaACGGATGAGAAGTAGAAGGTTACAAAGGAGAAAAtgaggatgaagaagaaaagcACGGTGATGATCGCAGAGAAATCTCCGCCTGCGGCTGCTGCTGGTGCTGGTCGAGGGCGAGGCGGCGGAGTTTCGGATCTCCGGCCCTGCTGATCCATGGGGATTTCCATCGGAGACTCTGGTCTCTGTTGCGGTGGATCCATGGCTTTTCACTCCGTCAACTGAGTGCTGTTTCGGAAAGCGTGAAGATTAGTTGTCGAACTTCTCAGccctttctcttcttccttcTATTGGTTTCGCAGCAGGTAAGCAAAGAATATGTGCATTTTGGGTCAATCCGTTATTTTTCTCCACCAAAAAACACTCCCCTGTAGTGTGCATAAAAGAGTTTAGGGCTAAAACTGGCTTTACACTCAAAGACTCGAAATAAAACTCAATACGGGCACCTTCCCAAAtttattatgatatatatatatatatatatataatagttcaaaatcatatttttaaaatacaattaattatGAACTAATTTAAccttagttttaaaaaataaataaattacgtGGCTGTTAGGTGGCATAAAAAGAGTTAAATGGATAATAAGTTTGGGAAGGTCCCTACatacaataattttttggtCATAGCGGCCATTTTGGCCGAAAACTTAAAGCCTTTTTTAGGGTCATTTTATGTTACCAACCAATCACAATTTGTCacgtattaaaaataaataaaaataaaaattgctttTTGCCTTATTGCTTTGTATGGGGATCCGATATTTCTCATTGCTTtccataaatattattttatgattaccatcctattagaaaatatttctttgatttATGTTTTGTGATAGtcggaaaaaaaaattataagataccGAATTGTAACTTATTGAATTTTTAGTCTAGACTATtctatgataaaatttaagttgttgaataaatatataagtatataagatcaaaatacaaataaattaaattattataaaaataaataaatgatattaaagaCAAACAAATTACATCAAAGTACAATGAAATGTACCTAAGGTACAAAACAATGAAATCATATATGTGGTATAAATCAATGGAACTAAATACAAACAATGATACATAGTTATAAACATAACTGATCAATagtgttttttctattaatacacaaaaatcataattttatattgtaatatgatttatttgtACTTTATTTGATTTGTATTATTTGAGTGTACCCGTATATTGTTTATGcatgtgttattttttttgtatggaGTTAGGTTTTCTTTACATCTTTATTCAATTAATATCTCATTTAtgcacatgttttttttttttttttttgtaggggGTTACATTTCtttatctttattcaatttgtatggatttaattatatatttcaaGTGTTTAGATTTGAAATTTGATATGATACCTATTCAGCATATACTAGTTTTTCTTTCAAAGTTCAATAAgagtttctatttttgtttgattaattcagttaaaataacttattatttaaaaaataaatttatgggatatttaaaaaaacttagtacttattatttaataatttaaattaaattatatttgaattattgaccTAAAgcttattataaattattaaattaatatatttatcttcgtatattataattaaaataaaaatggttatGGAGTAGAAAATGAGATTATTGAGTTAGTTAGGGCAGTTAAGGATTAAAatctataataaaaatattaacttcaaaataaattaattatttttacttatcatttagagttgttttttagtttaagttatatcattaagttattttaccaaacatatttaatttacttaatgacttaaattaagttattaaattgatttaccaaatatTCACTAGtataaaacctaaaaatatgttatttaaaaaaaattgtgtcttacataataaattaattttttttaataaactataaaagatctaatatttaataaaattcattattaaaaaaatttgaccaagtacaagaaaaataacacaaatattaaaattcgAGTGTGACACCTTCTTCTTACcctagtttttttcttttttttaagaatatggtttgattaatttcttacaaataaaaatcattttataagattaatatgaaatattatcttttaaaaataattttatttacaaaacttttacataaaaaaactaaaaaagggTATTATTGAACATTGtgcaaaatcttattttttatagctAACATAGTTTTAtaacattaatattaaaaattataattttattcaaagcatttttttttttaagatatctAATCTTTTAATAACATATCCAAAagcataatattttatagacCTTAAAATTTTGTCCTCCTTTATGAACCAAATTTAAATTAGACATGAgactaaaaaagtttttttagtcAAAGTTATAAATCtagtaaattgtttttattttccagAAAGAaagtgtaaaaataaaaatttatatgaacatttatgatttaaaattttataaaataataaaattatgaatatttttatgaCTCCTACatacaatatttttatgaatattttccaaaaaaaaaaaaaccggtGTTGGTATTGTGTCAAACTTTAATGGCCCTAAGTTgagtaaaactaaaaataaaataaaatacaaataaattggTCCCCTTTATTCTTCTTATCTCAAAATTATTAAAGGACGATGATGATATCATTTGCCACGTCAAATGATGGATATGACATGGCAGTGCCAAGTCATTTGCCATGTCATTACAGCATCCACCAGCCACGGAAATGCAACCACTGCCTCTTACATAACCGGATAGTGTGAGTGTGAAACACTGAAGATAATCTCCAGGGCGGTGTCACAGAGATGTTCACCCTCGTCGCCGGTTCTGTACCGGCGGGTTTGGGAGCAACGGCGAAATGCGGAAGCCTCTGGCAATTCAGAGCAACTGCCGATGTGTTCCCTTCATTCATTCCGAAAGAAGTCGAGAGAATCAAAGACCCATTTGCTCGAAAGCTAGCGACAAGGATCGAGAGACTACCTGTGCAGGTAAAATCAACAGGAGTGTTTGGTTTccgagaaaaaaatatatttcttgaaaAACAAGTGTAGGAAAAGTGAATTTACCTAGTCGAAGACATCGCATGGTCCTTCAGTTGAGCGGAGGTTTTTGTTGAATGAAAATTTAGGATTCTAACTTTaggtttccttatttttttgcCCTTGTACTTTCCTGGAAACTGAACAGAGTTATGGATAACATGcaatttcttttcacttttggTTCCTGATCAAGATGGGAAGCTGTTCTTACCAGATATTAGTTTTTTAGCCTGGTAGAAAacattatgaaaaaaagaaaaacagtgAAGTACATGCTAATTAGGGTTGGGAGCGGAATCAATTGAACAATTCAAATTTGGTTTGGAACCAGGCAGTTTAAAGGTCAGAAACATGTCATCAGGGGATAGTGCATATGAAGAGCATAATCAGGATGTTTCCGCTGCCtatccccaaaaaaaaaaaaattaggatgtTTCTGCTGTAGGATTTGTATAACTCCCAAACAATTCTCATGTTAGCTCATTCCTAAACCATCCCAAGAATCCTGCTGCTTGTATAGCTCTACCACGAATTGTAAGAGAAATGATTTATACGGGATGAGTTCAACTCAAATAAGCCTTTTCCCAATCCAACAAGAATTCTTTTACTTAAACACTTTGCTCCCCATTTGGAGTAGGGGCATTGCCCCTGAATTTTGGGGAATTTGGCACGGGGATGGCTACTAAAAGTATCCCAATATCCCTGATGGTTGCTAACAGGCCATGTTTAACAATGCTTGGTCCTACACTTGAATCAACCGCTGTATAATTTATATAGGTTTAGTTTGCATTGTCTTCCAAATCCTTTCATGTTATATATGGTGGCCAATGCAAATTTCTTTAGTGTTTAACTAGCATTTCTGTGTTTGGAAGAATCCATGCCTAGTTTAGCTTTAGATTTGTGTTTGAATGGTCACAGGTTAGTCTGAATGTGCTACTCTTAACAGTTAAAAGGATCACTTTCAATGAGGTTGGAATGCCTTTTAGCCGAGAGTATGAGAACTACAGGTTTCTCGACATTAAAAGCCATTTTTTGAAGGATCCAGTTATGCAGAGGGGGACAGTTCTTTCAAAGTATTTGTGGATAGCAGATGTGTGGGAACATGTTGGGCAGATGGTCCCTTGGAGCCCTTACTTTTCAAGATAGTTCCATGATTGAGAGTTAGAGATGGTTGAGGCCTTTCTACTATGATTGCAAGAACACGTAGTAAGTGGGGCTTAGAGGATAGGATGATCCGGTTGGACTCAGAGAGTAGAAAGCTCTTGGTCAAAGCTTTTTACTCCTTTCTGGTGCTAGGGGGTTTAGAGCCATTTCCAGATGATGTTGTTTGAAATCCTTGGACCCCGAGAGAGTGGAGTTTTTTTGGGTAGGAAGCAACTTGGGGGG contains these protein-coding regions:
- the LOC100247350 gene encoding uncharacterized protein LOC100247350; this translates as MDPPQQRPESPMEIPMDQQGRRSETPPPRPRPAPAAAAGGDFSAIITVLFFFILIFSFVAFQSSSTLTNNLTLLHQVPEGHVGMYWRGGALLKTITEPGFHLKMPLVTQFEPIQVTLQTDQVRDIPCGTKGGVMINFEKIEVVNRLHKDYVYETLLNYGVQYDNTWIYDKIHHEINQFCSAHSLQQVYIDMFDQIDEKMKDALQGDCTRYAPGIEIISVRVTKPSIPESIRRNFEQMEQERTNVLIAMEKQKVAEKEAETRKKMAITEAEKNAQVSKILMQQKLMEKDSSRMQEEIENQMYMAREKSLADASFYRLMKEAEANKLKLTPEYLELRFIEAIANNSKIFFGNKVPNMVFDQRLLGNFLQSVAKRGDTEAEF